The Streptomyces sp. NBC_01439 genome contains the following window.
TCCGACCGCAAACGCACCACTGCGCTCGCGCTGGCCTCCGCGCTGGCCGGATCGGCGGTGCTGTTCACCGCCCCCGCGGCCCATGCCGCCGTCGTCGACGTCGCCTACGACTGCAAGACCCCGATCGGGGACAAGTCGGCGGTGTCACCCATCGAGATCAAGGCGGCCAAGGAGGGCGACGGGTACAAGCTGACGATGTCCTTCCAGAAGGGCGTCTCGTCCAGCCCCATCGAACTCGGCAAGGGCGCGATGAAGCCCAGCGCCGTCGTCCTCGTCGACGGTGCCGAGAAGGCGTCGGTGCCGGTCTCGGGTCCGTCCAACCCCGAGGCCGTGCCCCCGGACACACCCATCAAGATCACCGACCTCTCGGGCACCTATACGCCCAAGAAGAGCGGCAAGGTCACCTTCACCGCCGGGGTGCTCACCATCGTGGCGATGGGCACCACGACGACCTGCACCCCCGGCAACAGCCCGAAGCCCTCGCTGGAACTGGACGTCACGGCACCCGGCGGCGGGACCACGCAGGCCGCCCCCGACACCACCGGCGACACCCTCCCGCAGACCGGGCCCGCCGATTCCGCCCTGGCCCTCGGCACCCTCGGCGGCACCGTGCTGCTCTCCGGCGCCGTCGGCGTGCTCTGGCTGACCCGGCGCGGCCGTCGGGCCCGGTCCTGAACGGAGCACCCCGGTCATGCACGTGCTCCACACCCTGAGGCGCGCCGGCGCCGTCCTGCTGCTCGCCGCCGCCACGCTGTACGCGGCCCCCGCGCACCCCGCGGCCGCCGACGAGCCGGGCTGGACCGCCGAGCCCGCCGCCGGAGCCGCGGCCACCGTCCGCCCCTACTTCTACCTGGCCGGTGCCGCCGGCACCGTGCTGGAAGACCGCCTCGCCCTGGTCAACACCAGTGACCGGGAGCGCACCATCACGCTGCGCGGGGCCGACGCGTACAACACGGCCGACGGCGCCTTCGCGGTCCGCCCGGCGGCGCCCGGCAGCGGGGCCACCGGGGCCACCGGGGCCGGTTCCTGGATCAGCTTCGGGGCCGCCGCCACCGTGAAGGTCCCGCCCCGCACCCGTGCCGTGGTCCCCTTCACCCTCACCGTGCCGCCCGCCTCCCCGCCCGGCGACCACCCCGCCGCCGTGATCGCCACCGAGGGCGGCCACGAGGTCGGAGTACGGGTCCACCTGCGGGTCGGCGGCCCCGCCCTGGCCGCCCTCACGGTCGAGGACGTCGCCGTACGGGGCCGGGGCCCGGCCGCCGTCATCGCCTACACCCTCGTCAACCGCGGCAACGTGGCCCTCGCCCCCGACCTCCGGATCAGCGCCGAGGCCCTCATCGGCGAGGTGTCCGACCCGCCCCGCGGCCGCACCCTGCCGGTGGAACTGCTCCCCGGCCAGCGGGTGGAGCTCACCGAGCCCTGGCCCGGCGCCCCGGCCTTCGACCGGGTCCGCGTCACCCTCACCGTGACGGCCCCCGGCGGCGCCCGCGCGGTGGCCACCGGCTCGCGCTGGCTCGTCCCCCGGGGCCTGGCGAGCTGGACCGGGGCCGGCCTGCTCTGCCTCGGCGCGGCCACCGCCGCCGCGCTGTACCTCGTACGCGGCCGGCGGCCCCGACCGGGACCGGACCCGGAGCCGCACGCGCCGTCCGCGGCCGGACCGACGACCCCTGCACCGCACCACGAACTGACGGGAGCCGCCAGGTGAGAAGAGTCGGAGCCCTGCTGGCCGCGGGGTTGGCGGTGTGCGCCCTCGCCCTGTTCCCCACGGGCCCGGCCGCGGCCGCCGAGGGCGAGCCGGCCGTGGCGCTCTCGCTCCAGGAGGCCGCCAAGGGCACCGGGATCACCGTCACCGGTACCGGCTGGCCGGCCAAGACGCTGGTGATG
Protein-coding sequences here:
- a CDS encoding LPXTG cell wall anchor domain-containing protein translates to MSDRKRTTALALASALAGSAVLFTAPAAHAAVVDVAYDCKTPIGDKSAVSPIEIKAAKEGDGYKLTMSFQKGVSSSPIELGKGAMKPSAVVLVDGAEKASVPVSGPSNPEAVPPDTPIKITDLSGTYTPKKSGKVTFTAGVLTIVAMGTTTTCTPGNSPKPSLELDVTAPGGGTTQAAPDTTGDTLPQTGPADSALALGTLGGTVLLSGAVGVLWLTRRGRRARS